The region tgaaaagagtgtggttgagagagcagaagagggtgttttgaaatggtttggtcacatggagagaatgagtgaggaaagagtgacaaagaggatatatgtgtcagaggtggagggaacaaggagaagtgggagactaaattcgTAAATGGTTTGTATTCGGGTATTGCTAACTCGCTGATTGTTTAATCTCAGAGTTTACCAATGTTTCTGAGATTGCgataatgttcggtttttcagcAACTGTATAGGATATAAGTTTATTgcatttcgtaatgatgctccaggCATTTGTGTATTTTAAACTTATTTTCTGAGTTGATTTccagattgatttttttttaatttttttttttatactgttggtatacatgtttgtattatcatggTTAATGTCTGCCTGTGCAGCACCGGgatagagatgaaagaatggttgtgccattctttcatttgtttccttgcgctacctcgcgaatgtgggagacagcaacaaagaataatagataaataaagtgcgtaagacaagggaacaaacgggaacttcagtgaagggggctaatggggaggtgataacaagtagtggtgatgtgagaaggagatggagtgagtattttgaaggtttgttgaatgtgtttgatgatagagtggcagatatagggtgttttggtcaagttggtgtgcaaagtgagagggttagggagaatgatttggtaaactgagaagaggtagtaaaagctttgcagaagatgaaagccgacaaggcagtgggtttggatggtattgcagtggaatttattcaaaagggggtgactgtattgttgactggttggtaaggttatttaatgtatgtatgactcatggtgaggtgcctgaggactggcagaatacttgcatagtgccattgcacaaaggcaaaggggataagagtgagtgctcaaattacagaggtataagtttgttgagtattcctgggaaattatattctttttctttttcaagctattcgccatttcccatattagcgaggtagcattaagaacagaggactgggcttttgagggaataccctcacctggcccccttctctgttccttcttttggaaaattaaaaaaaacgagaggggaggatttccagccccccactccctccccttttagtttccctctacgacaagcagggaatacgtgggaagtattctttctccccatcccctattTTATTCTTAAGTCATATATTTGTGCTTTACAGTAATCAAGTGGTTCAAAACTTTAGATAATATAACTTATTTAACCTCATAAGATTAAGTAAACCATACTCTAGAAAGGAAcattggaaacttaaaaaaataatttgcaaAAAAGGATTTACAACGTTCATGAAAAGTCCGCCAGGTACATTTCCTTTAAAGTGCAATTTCTACAACACGTTTAGACCATGACAAATGTCCAAGTCATGCAGAGAAAGTCTTTGCTAATTTTTCAAGAGCTGACATAGATTGTTCTTCTTCTGTGGTGCTCACTTTGGTAGACGCTTGTGGCAGGTGCGTAGGTACAGGACATCTATCTTGGAAAAAAAGTCCTGATGGATGCTTCAAGGCTGCATTAGATATTATCAACCACACCGCACAATCTGCTCCTTCTGCTGGAGTTCTCAACTTGTCCTTCATCTTGTTGTGAAATTCTGGCATGGAAGTCCTAACAGCAGGAGTGTCTGCCCAGCCAGGGTGCATGCAGGAGAAATGAACCTCTGGGTGTTGCTTGGCATACTGCTCTGTCATCACCACCTGTTGTCTTTTGTTTTGAGAATAGACCATAGTACCACCAAATGGGTTCATCTTCTCACACTGCAAATCATCAGCCTTAAGCCTCTGTACCAGCATTCCCCCTGATGTAACTATCAACACCCGTGGTTTTTCACTTTTCTGTAATGATGGAAGAAGGTTGGATGTGAGAATGTGGGGAGCAAGAGTGTTTGTTGCAAAGTTCTTCTCTATGTTGTCTTCTGTCACATCTCTCTTGTGAATCATACACCCAGCATTGTTTACCAGTACATTTAATTTTTCATTGTTATCACAAAAGTTACTGGCAAATTTATAAACATCCCTGGATTTTGCCATGTCCAAAATGTGGAGAAATATATTCTCATTGTTGGTTGCTTCAATTATTTCAGTCTTGACCTCCTCAGCAGTTTCAgggttatgggagggtattaattgagagggtgaaggcatgtatagagcatcagattggggaaatgcagtgtggtttcagaagtggtagaggatgtgtggatcaggtgtttgctttgaaaaatgtatatgagaaatacttagaaaagcaaatgggtttgtatgtagcatttgtggatctggagaaggcatatgatagagttgatagagatgctctgtggaaggtattaagaatattcgGTGTGGAAGGTAAGGTGTTAGAgccagtaaaaagtttttatcaaggatgtaaggcatgtgtacatgtaggaagagaggaaagtgattggttctcagtgaatgtaggtttgtggcaggggtgcgtgatgtctctgtggttgtttaatttgtttatggatggggttgttagggaggtgaatgcaagagttttggaaagaggggcaattatgcagtctgttgtggatgagagaatttgggaagtgagtcagttgttgttcgcgaatggtacagcactggtggctgattcgtgtgagaaactgcagaagttggtgactgagtttggtaaagtgtgtgaaaaaagaaagctgagagaaaatgtgaataagagcaaggctattaggtacagtagggttgaggccctgacaagtcagttgggaggtaagtttgaatagagaaaaagtggaagtgaagtgttttagatatctgggagtggatttggcagcggatggaaccatggaaacagaagtgaatcatagggtgggggagggggcaaaagttctgggagcgttgaaaaatgtgtggaagttaagaacgttatcttggaaagcaaaaatgggtatgtttgaaggaatagtggtccaacaatgttatgtggttgtgaggtttgggctatagatagtgttgtgcagaggagggtggatttgctggaaatgagatgtttgagtatggttgtgagagcagaagagggtgtttcgaaatggtttggtcacatggagagaatgagtgaggaaagattgacaaagaggatatatgtgtcagtggtggagggaacgagaagtgggagaccaaattggaggtggaaagatggagtgtaaaagattttgagtgatcgtggcctgaacatgcaggagggtgaaagtcgcgcaaggaatagagtgaattggaacgatgtggtataccgaggtcgatgtgctgtcaatgtattgaacacataagcgtctgggataaaccatggaaagttttgttgggcctggatgtggaaagggagctgtggtttcggtgcatcatacgtaacagctagagactgagtgtgaacgaatgtggcctttgttgtcttttcccagcgctacctcgcgcacatgtgggggagggggtttttcatttcatatgtggcggggtggcaacgggaatgaataagggcagacagtatgaattatgtacatgtgtatatatgtatatgtctgtgtatgtatatatatgtatacattgagatgtataggtatgtatatctgctttgtgtggacttgtatgtatatacatgtgtatgtgggtgggttgggccattctttcatctgtttccgtgcactacttcactaacgcgggagacagcgacagagtataatagataaataaatataaatttctagcagtccatggtatactttagacacatgggagatgtataattagtgggttagaggtgcgtTGATGAATTATTGTTATGTTATCATGGTtagtccagcaaaatggttaatatGGCAAGGTTTTGGAACTAGGAGTGCTGGAAagtcagtggtgtacctgtactaatcTACATTTTTGAGTTAGATATGTCATCATCCTACATATTGGCTCGAATTGGGCTCTTTTACATTTTTGAAGTATATTCATTGTCGAGAGAAATTTTAAAGATACTAGCTGTTGGTGTGAGAAGGAACTCCATATACTCCTTGAGTAGATATGATGGTGTACTTGAATCCTTGACCTTTACCTTGCACAAGTCTATATCCATAATAGGTTTTCTCTCTTTCAGTCTGGTTTTACTGTAACATTTTCATGGATATTGTCCTCTCACCTGGCTTTTGGTAATGGGACCTCCATTTATTTAATAGTAAACACACTATGGAACTTTGTATTCATCTTTCCACATTATATTCTTATGTGTCAGTTTGTGTCTTTGTATTCAAGTCTTCACCTATGTTTCGAACTATACTAATTGTATATGAGTGATTATGTGTCAAAAGATTTGGAAGCATATAATTTATGCATTTTCTTCCAGAAAGTTGATAGAATGTGCCAGGAGAGAATTATCAGAGATCCTCAGTTTTTGGAAAAGTACAAGACGAATTCACTGCAGTTTAAGCTTGCCACAAGTAACGTGGGGGCAGTTGGTGAGTTTAAAGATATACACTTTCTTTTCCAGCAGGGCTTTTGTTCGTAGGTGAAATAATGTTAATATTCCCTTGAATTGTTTGTTTGAACTTCTGGTCAAATTCCATCAAGAACTCTTCCACCCCATTGTAAATTGTATTCAGTTTTTTCCTGGTCTTTCTCTTTCCAGTATTTTACTCACTTTTGTCATCTCATTTACATACTTATCTATGTCATAAATCATTATTACAAAGAGAATTAAGGCTAATACAGTTGCTTGTAAGACTTGAAAGCACTTCATTATATAAATTCTCCTTTTTCAACTGCTCTTAAAATTTTTTGTTCAGAAATAGTGAtccaaacttcagggagaataggaGACTGTCTTTGAAGGAGATTAATAGTGTgaagaaagtaagagaaaaaatgggagcattagtgaagggggcagatggggaagtaataacaagcagaaataaggtgaagaggagatggagtgagtgttttgaaggaatgttaaatgtgtggtaataagaatatggttgagagtaagctaaagagggtgtgagtggttccatgtgaagtaTTTGATGCCACCATGACTGTTTGATGTGCTTATGGAtcgggtgttagggaggtaaatacaagagtttgtAGGAGATGAGgtggccttggaagtgagtcagttgttttctgatCACACAGCGCTGGTGGTACATTCAAGAGAGAAATTGTAGAAGGtggaagttggtgtctgagtttggaagtaaaattattaggtTTAGAAAGGAAGAGGGACAGataaattgggaagtgagtttgaacagagaaaaactgtaggaagtataatgttttagatgtctggaaatggacttggtagcaaatggaactgtggaaaagaaagtgagtcataagttgggtgaggggggggatgaaGGCTCTGGGAGAATTGAGGAATGTGTTTACAGAGATGTTTTTACCTGAgatagcaaaaatgagtatatttcaATGAaatatgttatatggatgtgaggcacaaGCTATAGATGACAATGTGTGGTAGAAGGGTGgaggtgttagaaatgagatgtttgaggacaatatgttgtgtgggtggtttgatcaagtaagtaataaaggggttagagaggtgtggtaattaaaagtagGGGCaagagagctgaagtgggtgcattgaaatggtttagacttatagagagaataagtgaggaggggTTGACAGACAGGTTATATGTGCTGGGAATGGAGTGAACAGTGAAAAtaggaagatcaaattgg is a window of Panulirus ornatus isolate Po-2019 chromosome 22, ASM3632096v1, whole genome shotgun sequence DNA encoding:
- the LOC139756641 gene encoding dehydrogenase/reductase SDR family member 12-like — protein: MPSPSQLIPSHNPETAEEVKTEIIEATNNENIFLHILDMAKSRDVYKFASNFCDNNEKLNVLVNNAGCMIHKRDVTEDNIEKNFATNTLAPHILTSNLLPSLQKSEKPRVLIVTSGGMLVQRLKADDLQCEKMNPFGGTMVYSQNKRQQVVMTEQYAKQHPEVHFSCMHPGWADTPAVRTSMPEFHNKMKDKLRTPAEGADCAVWLIISNAALKHPSGLFFQDRCPVPTHLPQASTKVSTTEEEQSMSALEKLAKTFSA